From the Natrarchaeobaculum aegyptiacum genome, one window contains:
- a CDS encoding zinc ribbon domain-containing protein yields MRWLRALAAAILSALLPGAGHALIRDWLRALLFAGLYFAALAIFLPPPADLAAVGSVSESAELLATEIDTVGQFVLSFVMVFAAVDAAIRALGFPPGPNGPDGTDGPACPECGRELDEDLAFCHWCTTRLERPETEDAAPDEEEPIHS; encoded by the coding sequence ATGAGATGGCTCCGTGCGCTCGCGGCCGCGATCCTGTCGGCACTCCTCCCCGGGGCCGGGCACGCACTCATTCGCGACTGGCTCCGGGCGCTGCTGTTCGCCGGGCTGTATTTTGCCGCACTCGCGATCTTTCTCCCGCCGCCGGCCGACCTGGCCGCCGTCGGCTCGGTTTCTGAGAGTGCAGAGCTTCTCGCGACGGAGATCGACACCGTCGGCCAGTTCGTCCTCTCGTTCGTGATGGTGTTCGCCGCCGTCGACGCGGCCATTCGCGCGCTCGGGTTCCCACCCGGACCGAACGGTCCCGATGGAACGGACGGTCCAGCCTGCCCCGAATGTGGGCGCGAACTCGACGAGGACCTCGCGTTCTGTCACTGGTGTACGACTCGCCTCGAGCGGCCCGAAACCGAGGACGCCGCCCCGGACGAAGAGGAGCCGATTCACTCGTAA
- a CDS encoding 3-dehydroquinate synthase II, whose protein sequence is MTRSVWIKADDTVGDWDDRRARITAALEAGVDWVLVDEDDVARVRELGDINVAAFRTDGDLTLVDDAESDDEPAPEERPDAVVVGKDGEGDGTVDIPEDFSGSADLTTLRRDDDLDRGAYVRILGKEYERFAETAAEEADHTIVVGEDWTIIPLENLIARIGEETDLVAGVTSAEEAKTAFETLEIGSDSVLLDSDDPDEIRKTVEVRDEAERETLDLEYAEVLEVERVGSADRVCIDTGNLLDHDEGMLVGSMSRGLVFVHAETAESPYVASRPFRVNAGAVHAYIRTPDGGTKYLSELQSGDEVQVVDTNGHTREAIVGRVKIEKRPMFRIALETDDGDRVETLLQNAETIKVATSEGRKAVTDLEAGDDLLLYYEDTARHFGEAVEESIIEK, encoded by the coding sequence ATGACGCGATCTGTCTGGATCAAAGCCGACGACACCGTCGGCGACTGGGACGACCGTCGGGCGCGGATCACCGCCGCCCTCGAGGCGGGTGTCGACTGGGTGCTCGTCGACGAAGACGACGTCGCTCGCGTGCGCGAACTCGGCGATATCAACGTCGCCGCGTTCCGGACCGACGGCGACCTGACGCTGGTCGACGACGCGGAATCGGACGACGAACCGGCCCCCGAAGAGCGACCAGACGCCGTCGTCGTCGGCAAAGACGGCGAGGGCGACGGCACCGTGGACATCCCCGAGGACTTCTCCGGGTCGGCCGACCTGACGACGCTCCGCCGGGACGACGACCTCGACCGCGGCGCCTACGTTCGTATCCTCGGCAAAGAGTACGAGCGGTTCGCCGAGACTGCAGCCGAGGAAGCAGACCACACAATCGTCGTCGGCGAAGACTGGACGATCATCCCGCTCGAGAACCTGATCGCCCGCATCGGTGAGGAGACCGACCTCGTCGCCGGCGTCACGAGCGCCGAGGAAGCGAAGACGGCCTTCGAAACCCTCGAGATCGGTTCTGACTCGGTCCTGCTCGATTCGGACGATCCAGACGAGATCCGCAAGACCGTCGAGGTCCGTGACGAAGCCGAACGGGAGACCCTCGACCTGGAATACGCCGAGGTGCTCGAGGTCGAACGCGTCGGAAGCGCAGATCGGGTCTGTATCGACACGGGCAACCTGCTGGACCACGACGAGGGGATGCTCGTCGGCTCGATGTCCCGCGGGCTGGTCTTCGTCCACGCCGAAACAGCCGAGTCGCCGTACGTCGCCTCCCGCCCGTTCCGTGTCAACGCGGGAGCCGTCCACGCTTACATCCGCACGCCCGACGGCGGCACGAAGTACCTCTCTGAACTCCAGAGCGGCGACGAGGTCCAGGTCGTCGACACGAACGGCCACACACGCGAGGCCATCGTCGGCCGCGTCAAGATCGAGAAGCGCCCGATGTTCCGGATCGCCCTCGAGACCGACGACGGCGACCGCGTCGAGACGCTACTGCAGAACGCAGAGACGATCAAGGTCGCCACGAGCGAGGGCCGCAAAGCGGTGACCGATCTCGAGGCCGGCGACGATCTCCTGCTGTACTACGAGGACACGGCGCGTCACTTCGGCGAGGCTGTCGAAGAGAGTATCATCGAAAAGTAA
- a CDS encoding DUF7344 domain-containing protein, which yields MTLSKDDILEVMSNSRRRFVFHYLRQRGTEPTSVRQLSEHVAAWELEKDVTELASEDRRRVQTALHQFHLPKMDDLGFVDYDARRGEVKLTEETAQLDIYLDIVPGIDVPWGLYYLGLTGVNVCVLTLAMVGVYPFSLASGLSWALFVVLTFGVSALAHAYINLNQHRYGIGDRPAELDS from the coding sequence ATGACACTCTCGAAGGACGACATCCTCGAGGTGATGAGCAACAGCCGCCGCCGGTTCGTCTTTCACTATTTACGACAGCGAGGAACCGAACCGACGTCGGTTCGGCAGTTGTCCGAGCACGTCGCAGCCTGGGAACTCGAGAAAGACGTCACGGAACTCGCTTCCGAGGATCGCCGGCGGGTCCAGACCGCGTTGCATCAGTTTCACCTCCCCAAGATGGACGACCTTGGATTCGTCGACTACGATGCTCGACGCGGTGAAGTGAAACTCACGGAGGAGACGGCCCAGCTCGACATTTACCTCGACATCGTTCCGGGTATCGACGTCCCGTGGGGGTTGTACTACCTCGGACTCACGGGCGTCAACGTATGCGTTCTCACACTGGCGATGGTCGGCGTCTATCCGTTCTCGCTCGCGTCCGGGCTTTCCTGGGCGCTGTTCGTCGTGCTGACCTTCGGTGTCTCCGCGCTTGCCCACGCGTATATCAATCTCAATCAGCACCGCTACGGCATCGGTGACCGGCCGGCCGAACTCGATTCCTGA
- a CDS encoding signal peptidase I has translation MRGSIDTGWGIGSQIAVLLAILVCGALLAGNILGVPILLSYVESGSMEPTIETGDGFVAIPTADARSVETGDVVVFEAEEADGGGLTTHRIVDETEQGYVTRGDANPVTDQDAGEPYVTDGQIVATAMQFDGGVVTIPHLGTAAMTVSAALATLQWQLASLLGTDAILGTSGLGTLLLVGGLVVIAASFRSGARRREVGSRTRSRRNVFDARRVVLAVAVLLFAVTLATTLAMSGSTELGVVSAEFDSERPDVIPAGESEVHTFELHNVGVVPVVSIVEPASGGIDVDGGPHTLGHGESANATVEISAPDERGYYLRSFAEYRYFAVLPPPLLAELHAIHPWVATTATATVVTGVFTLPLAIVVGTGSIAVRDRKRSDGPGSLLR, from the coding sequence ATGAGAGGGTCGATCGACACCGGGTGGGGGATCGGAAGCCAGATAGCGGTGCTCCTGGCGATACTCGTCTGTGGAGCGCTGCTCGCGGGGAATATCCTCGGCGTGCCGATCCTGTTGAGTTACGTCGAGTCGGGGAGCATGGAACCCACGATCGAGACTGGCGACGGGTTCGTCGCGATACCCACGGCGGATGCTCGTTCCGTCGAAACGGGTGACGTGGTCGTCTTCGAAGCTGAAGAGGCCGATGGCGGAGGGCTCACGACCCACCGAATCGTCGACGAAACTGAACAGGGGTACGTAACTCGAGGTGACGCCAACCCTGTCACGGACCAGGACGCGGGCGAGCCATACGTGACCGACGGCCAGATCGTCGCGACCGCGATGCAGTTCGACGGCGGCGTCGTTACGATACCACACCTGGGAACGGCGGCGATGACCGTCTCCGCTGCACTGGCAACACTCCAGTGGCAGCTGGCGTCACTGCTCGGAACGGACGCAATTCTCGGTACGTCCGGCCTGGGAACTCTCCTGCTCGTCGGTGGGCTCGTGGTGATCGCGGCCTCATTTCGCTCTGGGGCACGTCGGCGGGAAGTCGGCTCGCGAACGCGGTCACGCCGAAACGTGTTCGACGCCAGACGAGTCGTCCTCGCCGTCGCGGTACTCCTCTTCGCAGTGACGCTGGCGACGACGCTCGCGATGTCGGGGTCGACGGAACTGGGTGTCGTCAGCGCCGAGTTCGATTCCGAACGGCCGGACGTCATTCCGGCCGGCGAGTCCGAGGTCCACACGTTCGAACTTCACAACGTCGGCGTCGTTCCCGTCGTCTCGATCGTCGAACCCGCCAGCGGTGGGATCGACGTCGACGGAGGACCGCACACGCTCGGTCACGGGGAGTCCGCGAACGCGACCGTCGAAATATCGGCACCAGACGAGCGGGGGTACTACCTCCGTTCGTTCGCCGAGTACCGGTACTTCGCCGTCTTGCCACCGCCGCTGCTCGCCGAGTTACACGCGATCCATCCGTGGGTCGCGACGACGGCGACGGCGACGGTCGTCACCGGCGTGTTCACACTTCCACTCGCCATCGTGGTCGGGACGGGATCGATCGCGGTCCGCGACCGCAAACGGTCGGACGGGCCGGGGAGCCTTCTGAGGTGA
- a CDS encoding DUF1102 domain-containing protein, with the protein MERRKFMIGVGSTAIGASALVGASAFSVVSADRDLEVDVADDASAFLALEPESDYATTDNGQIQLDFTNSDYGADGLNENADTRFDAVFSVKNQGSQTINLYVSDDHESARGWGENNPLGMFWSESEEFDAVMLPDSANPEGFDSESPELGPGDEIFVHMIFYLRDAWEGLGDIDDVSGELKFYAET; encoded by the coding sequence ATGGAACGACGCAAGTTCATGATCGGTGTTGGAAGTACAGCTATCGGAGCCAGCGCGCTCGTCGGCGCGAGCGCGTTTTCCGTCGTCAGTGCGGACCGTGACCTAGAAGTCGACGTTGCAGACGACGCGAGCGCGTTTCTTGCACTCGAACCAGAAAGTGATTACGCAACGACCGATAACGGTCAGATTCAACTCGATTTCACGAACTCTGACTACGGTGCAGACGGCCTGAATGAAAACGCGGATACGAGGTTCGATGCTGTGTTCTCGGTCAAAAACCAGGGATCCCAAACCATCAATCTCTACGTCAGTGACGACCACGAATCCGCCAGAGGCTGGGGTGAAAATAATCCACTTGGCATGTTCTGGTCGGAGAGTGAGGAGTTCGATGCCGTCATGTTACCCGATTCAGCGAATCCGGAAGGATTCGATTCGGAATCGCCAGAACTCGGCCCCGGTGATGAAATCTTCGTCCATATGATTTTCTACCTGCGAGATGCTTGGGAAGGCCTCGGCGATATCGACGATGTGTCGGGTGAACTGAAGTTCTACGCGGAGACGTAA
- a CDS encoding type I 3-dehydroquinate dehydratase gives MAIDFDSFVLTAATADLSDEPGARGHADLVEFRMDMADGPLAALKAYDGELPILATNRPTWEGGEYDGTDADRLTDLAETTAIEAVEAIDVELESITAGDADAVLEMARERDVAVVASAHDFEGTPDEIELMETLTTACEHADVGKLAVTAKDRDDTLALLAVTHKLATDGNTVATMAMGEAGSHTRAVAPVYGSRIGYAPVDPAEATAPGQYDLETLAELVSQLE, from the coding sequence ATGGCTATCGACTTCGATTCGTTCGTCCTCACCGCGGCGACTGCCGATCTGTCCGACGAACCCGGCGCACGCGGGCATGCGGATCTCGTTGAATTTCGGATGGACATGGCCGACGGGCCACTCGCCGCCCTGAAAGCTTACGACGGCGAGTTACCCATTCTGGCGACTAACCGCCCGACCTGGGAGGGTGGTGAGTACGACGGTACCGACGCCGACCGGCTCACAGACCTTGCCGAGACGACCGCAATTGAAGCTGTCGAGGCGATCGACGTCGAACTCGAGTCGATCACGGCCGGCGACGCCGACGCGGTGCTCGAGATGGCACGCGAGCGAGACGTGGCCGTCGTCGCCTCGGCTCACGACTTCGAGGGGACGCCCGACGAAATCGAACTGATGGAGACGCTTACGACGGCCTGTGAGCATGCCGACGTCGGCAAACTCGCGGTCACCGCCAAGGATCGGGACGATACTCTCGCGCTCTTGGCTGTCACCCACAAACTCGCAACCGACGGCAACACGGTGGCGACGATGGCGATGGGCGAGGCGGGCAGCCATACGCGAGCCGTCGCTCCAGTCTACGGCTCGCGGATCGGCTACGCGCCCGTCGATCCAGCCGAGGCGACCGCACCGGGACAGTACGATCTCGAGACGCTCGCGGAGCTGGTCTCGCAACTCGAGTAA
- a CDS encoding DUF5305 domain-containing protein, whose amino-acid sequence MNTERAIVRARTALDQWFVLVVIVLLAVSLFGAYATYSSAAEQTATETKTVEAWSTTGGFDHGATVERENEVFEVGSELTDRTTYFTSISPALEGSFWYTYHAEDGDVDASLELERVTRSVDEDGEEVVEHWRVNETLDTAAADSFEPGEELDASFSLDVQETANETDRIEESLGGSPGTVETTIVASVSKTGVVDGDPVDRTETYELVVDTDTDVYTVDGPAHEERPVDETEVVETERESVLPAPLGSTLLFVVSLLALGAVVRAKATDRLAPPEDELKRVRREYERETFDDWISRGSILADEEPDTRIELETLEGLVDVAIDSNGRVIETDDDFVVVDGETLYAYAPSSGTDEDGEDDSGGPDERGSPDETDGDDSGVNDDDSERNLVPDDPTGGDGDDDVNDDGTHSGDGLDTGEAADACE is encoded by the coding sequence ATGAATACCGAACGAGCGATCGTTCGAGCTCGAACGGCACTCGACCAGTGGTTCGTGCTCGTCGTAATCGTCTTGCTCGCGGTGAGCCTGTTCGGCGCGTACGCGACGTACTCGAGTGCAGCCGAACAAACGGCGACCGAAACGAAGACGGTTGAGGCCTGGTCGACAACCGGCGGATTCGATCACGGTGCCACGGTCGAACGAGAAAACGAGGTGTTCGAGGTCGGATCCGAACTGACCGACCGAACCACCTACTTCACGTCGATCTCGCCAGCGCTCGAGGGTTCGTTCTGGTACACGTATCACGCCGAGGACGGTGACGTCGACGCGAGCCTCGAACTCGAACGCGTCACCCGATCCGTCGACGAAGACGGTGAGGAGGTCGTCGAACACTGGCGTGTCAACGAAACACTCGACACGGCAGCGGCCGACTCGTTCGAACCCGGTGAGGAACTCGACGCCTCCTTCTCGCTGGACGTCCAGGAGACGGCGAACGAGACGGATCGTATCGAAGAGAGTCTCGGGGGCTCGCCCGGAACCGTCGAGACGACCATCGTCGCGTCGGTCTCCAAAACTGGCGTCGTCGACGGAGACCCGGTCGATCGAACCGAGACCTACGAACTCGTCGTCGACACAGACACCGACGTGTACACGGTCGACGGCCCCGCTCACGAAGAGCGACCCGTCGATGAAACGGAGGTGGTCGAGACCGAACGGGAGTCCGTACTTCCCGCGCCACTCGGTTCGACGCTCCTGTTCGTCGTGTCGCTTCTCGCGCTTGGTGCTGTCGTCAGGGCAAAAGCGACCGACCGGCTCGCGCCGCCGGAGGACGAACTGAAGCGGGTCCGTCGTGAATACGAGCGTGAAACCTTCGACGACTGGATCTCACGCGGCTCGATCCTCGCGGACGAAGAACCAGACACCCGGATCGAACTCGAGACGCTAGAAGGGCTCGTCGATGTCGCGATCGACTCTAACGGACGCGTCATCGAAACGGACGACGACTTCGTCGTCGTCGACGGTGAGACACTGTACGCGTATGCGCCGTCGTCGGGGACCGACGAGGATGGCGAAGATGACAGTGGAGGGCCGGATGAAAGAGGTTCCCCGGACGAGACGGACGGCGACGATAGCGGTGTGAACGACGACGACAGCGAGAGGAACCTCGTCCCCGACGATCCGACCGGAGGCGATGGAGACGACGATGTGAACGACGACGGGACACACTCCGGTGACGGCCTCGATACCGGCGAAGCTGCGGACGCTTGCGAGTGA
- a CDS encoding DUF6293 family protein, translating into MDLVKRVHVAALGYEFDRILEPIRDQRADLVYLLADAAGNVDADYHDPLRDELEEIVPEVRTRECDLTDVYAVLGDVTTIASRHADDVVAVNVSSAGRVPAIGMTMACMDVSTNAHPYYVEPESYAHDPTEIPTTAGVEDVQQLPIYPIDSPTPDQVAIMGFLADPSAWEGYHDDRTSPPMKKDLIEYARDVGLSFMADRRAPGDQPGEDKGAFRILDTHVLDPLAEDGYVTVESVGRRRVVELTDRGANAFRAFRHKLSEIDEIDGVAGEFEHEQWADRE; encoded by the coding sequence ATGGACCTCGTCAAACGCGTCCACGTCGCCGCCCTCGGCTACGAGTTCGACCGAATTCTCGAGCCGATCCGCGACCAGCGTGCGGACCTGGTCTACCTGCTCGCAGACGCAGCCGGGAACGTCGACGCAGATTACCACGACCCGCTCCGGGACGAACTCGAGGAGATCGTCCCCGAGGTCCGGACCCGGGAGTGCGATCTCACGGACGTCTACGCCGTGCTCGGGGACGTGACGACGATCGCCTCGAGACACGCCGACGACGTCGTCGCGGTCAACGTCTCGAGTGCGGGCCGGGTGCCGGCGATCGGGATGACGATGGCCTGCATGGACGTCTCGACGAACGCCCACCCCTACTACGTCGAGCCCGAATCCTACGCCCACGACCCGACGGAGATTCCGACGACCGCGGGGGTCGAGGACGTCCAGCAGTTGCCGATCTACCCGATCGACTCACCGACGCCCGACCAGGTCGCCATCATGGGCTTTCTCGCGGATCCGAGCGCGTGGGAAGGCTATCACGACGACCGGACGAGCCCGCCGATGAAGAAAGACCTCATCGAGTACGCTCGAGACGTCGGCCTCTCGTTCATGGCCGATCGACGGGCACCGGGCGACCAGCCCGGCGAAGACAAGGGTGCATTCAGGATCCTCGACACCCACGTTCTCGATCCCCTCGCCGAGGACGGCTACGTGACCGTCGAGTCGGTGGGCCGCCGTCGCGTGGTCGAACTCACCGACCGCGGTGCGAACGCGTTTCGCGCCTTCCGACACAAGCTCTCGGAGATCGACGAAATCGACGGCGTAGCGGGCGAGTTCGAGCACGAGCAGTGGGCAGACAGGGAGTGA
- a CDS encoding DUF1102 domain-containing protein, with protein sequence MQYTMTMQRRNFLLGVGSTAIGTSALVGSGAFSRVESQRDVKIAVAEDKDAYLGLKPCDTKHGDNFVGDDGRGHVTLDFGASGNDGDGVNSDSRTWFDNVLKICNQGKADANVYVSSDALEDAANFPKGVSSHYKDPTDVDDEFLDEWGNEWRLAFYTGEAAGSSGDENLRSIVGQANEFELPVGECECIGVRVVTKDVDAEKAEHLFDGTITITADSPEAGSRDGKHD encoded by the coding sequence ATGCAGTACACGATGACCATGCAACGACGCAACTTTCTGCTCGGTGTCGGAAGTACCGCAATCGGAACCAGCGCACTCGTCGGTTCGGGTGCGTTCAGTCGCGTGGAATCCCAGCGCGACGTGAAGATCGCTGTGGCAGAGGACAAAGACGCGTACCTCGGGCTGAAGCCATGCGATACGAAACACGGTGACAATTTCGTCGGCGACGACGGTCGCGGTCACGTCACCCTCGACTTCGGGGCGAGCGGCAACGACGGCGACGGCGTCAACTCCGACTCCCGGACCTGGTTCGACAACGTCCTCAAGATCTGCAACCAGGGGAAAGCCGACGCGAACGTCTACGTCAGCAGCGATGCACTGGAAGACGCTGCTAACTTTCCGAAGGGAGTGAGCTCACACTACAAGGATCCGACCGACGTCGACGACGAGTTCCTCGACGAGTGGGGCAACGAGTGGCGACTCGCCTTCTACACCGGTGAAGCCGCCGGGAGCAGCGGCGACGAAAACCTGCGCTCGATCGTCGGGCAGGCGAACGAGTTCGAACTCCCTGTCGGGGAGTGCGAGTGTATCGGTGTGCGGGTGGTGACGAAAGACGTCGACGCGGAGAAAGCCGAGCACCTCTTCGACGGAACGATTACCATCACTGCCGACTCGCCGGAAGCCGGTTCCCGGGACGGAAAACACGACTAG
- a CDS encoding DUF7344 domain-containing protein, producing MTDSRQIHKHQAVEPDSDHVEKEQIFTTLSNQRRRWVLHFLQHHEEDRVQLRTLVDVLSEWEYERPADELSWKERKRVYTALRQSHLPKLASSGAIEYDRTRGEVELTDDAREFQLYLEYTPVDDVHWNQWYLWLTGIAAVIVGLAWLSVPPFANLSGMALATVLLGMFSTIAIVHTYTTRRNRIAASGGPP from the coding sequence TTGACCGATTCACGACAGATACACAAGCATCAGGCAGTCGAACCGGATTCAGATCACGTCGAGAAAGAACAGATCTTCACGACGCTGAGTAACCAGCGACGACGATGGGTGTTGCACTTCCTGCAACACCACGAAGAAGACCGCGTTCAGTTGCGAACGCTGGTCGACGTTCTCTCCGAGTGGGAGTACGAACGTCCCGCCGACGAACTCTCGTGGAAGGAGCGAAAGCGAGTGTATACCGCATTGCGGCAGTCACATCTCCCCAAACTCGCCTCGAGCGGCGCGATCGAGTATGACCGAACGCGAGGCGAGGTCGAGCTCACGGACGACGCACGCGAGTTCCAGCTGTACCTCGAGTACACTCCTGTGGACGACGTCCACTGGAACCAGTGGTACCTCTGGCTTACTGGTATCGCCGCGGTGATCGTCGGACTCGCGTGGCTGTCGGTCCCTCCGTTCGCCAACCTCTCGGGAATGGCACTCGCCACGGTGCTCCTCGGAATGTTCTCGACGATCGCGATCGTTCACACGTATACCACACGCCGAAACAGGATTGCGGCGTCCGGGGGGCCGCCGTGA